One Betta splendens chromosome 8, fBetSpl5.4, whole genome shotgun sequence DNA segment encodes these proteins:
- the LOC114860517 gene encoding galectin-3-binding protein A-like has translation MLTHQNLQTLWLLLLLHANGEATKFQLFRRLQEGDVRLVGSSRASEGRVEIYHNGRWGTVCDDGWDIAEARVLCRQLKFPGAKEVVFGQNYGPAATGPIWMDDTNCKGTETRLISCAFKGWGSSDCTHKEDVGVVCDTGSRLLQGLTNSTSDASGYSLDHSYTLSDDLGRIFDSGVGCDFTISVNDDKQENGTEEVICAHKMILSQVPLFNASAKSSITVNISQSCQPYFTSFLRYIYTRKIEVTFSSAECIHSMASEFGMRQLMEDAGRLFVKMLPEDSSFQTQVSIYKYASDSEDLVLQENCVQYLAWNFQNMTLSPAWSRLPVELLKALLARSDLVVPDEYFLFQTVESWIGQRGDAVGTGIQAELLNLIRFPMVPAERLYQLESSSLFGAHKDLFYENMLKAFQFNVLLFTNLSSNPKFTREDDDFQPRIYTAAPWSIAFSPSTSQYNRGYNQYYDSRRGGVSYGSPRSLNTPAHNSLLFKDNRVQWEVTVFSNQYECSNRGIRCDSLPMARLSTYNNPQNSVLYRNRLLLKCRDSYVFQVQDFKNNQAHVRVNGTEAASYPCPDDKYTYVFVVRPEYV, from the exons ATGCTAACACACCAAAACCTACAGACACTGTGGCTTCTGCTACTTCTGCATGCGAATGGGGAAGCGACCAAATTTCAGCTGTTCA GGCGCTTGCAGGAAGGGGACGTGAGGCTGGTTGGCTCCAGCAGGGCCTCAGAGGGCCGCGTGGAGATCTACCACAACGGGAGGTGGGGAACGGTGTGTGACGACGGCTGGGACATCGCTGAGGCGCGGGTGCTGTGTCGCCAGCTTAAGTTCCCCGGAGCGAAGGAGGTCGTCTTTGGGCAGAACTACGGGCCAG CGGCGACGGGGCCCATCTGGATGGACGACACCAACTGCAAAGGCACCGAGACCCGTCTGATCAGCTGCGCCTTCAAAGGCTGGGGATCATCTGACTGCACCCACAAAGAGGATGTTGGGGTCGTTTGTGATACAGGAAGCAGGCTCCTACAAG GCTTGACTAATTCCACTTCCGATGCTTCTGGATACTCGCTGGACCACAGCTACACCCTGTCCGATGACCTGGGCCGAATCTTCGACAGCGGAGTTGGCTGCGACTTCACCATCTCCGTCAACGACGACAAACAGGAGAACGGGACGGAGGAGGTGATCTGTGCTCATAAAATGATCCTCTCTCAAGTCCCGCTCTTCAACGCCTCGGCGAAGAGTAGCATCACGGTCAACATCAGCCAGTCGTGCCAACCCTACTTCACCTCCTTCCTCAG GTACATTTACACTCGCAAGATCGAGGTGACCTTCTCGTCTGCCGAGTGCATCCACTCGATGGCTTCTGAATTTGGGatgaggcagctgatggaggacgCCGGGCGGCTTTTCGTTAAAATGCTCCCGGAGGACTCTTCTTTCCAAACGCAGGTGTCCATTTACAAGTACGCCAGCGACAGCGAGGACCTGGTTCTCCAGGAGAACTGCGTTCAGTACCTGGCCTGGAATTTCCAAAACATGACGCTGTCCCCAGCTTGGAGCCGGCTGCCGGTGGAGCTGCTCAAGGCCCTGTTGGCTCGCTCGGACCTGGTGGTGCCAGACGagtacttcctgttccagacAGTGGAGAGCTGGATCGGGCAGAGGGGCGACGCCGTCGGCACAGGAATCCAGGCCGAGCTCCTCAATCTCATCCGCTTCCCTATGGTCCCTGCGGAGAGACTGTATCAGCTTGAGTCCAGTTCTCTCTTCGGCGCCCACAAGGACCTGTTCTATGAGAACATGTTGAAGGCCTTCCAGTTTAACGTTCTGCTCTTCACCAATCTGTCGTCCAACCCAAAGTTCACCAGGGAAGACGACGACTTCCAGCCAAGGATCTACACCGCCGCGCCATGGAGCATCGCTTTCTCTCCTTCGACTTCGCAGTATAACCGCGGTTATAATCAATATTATGATTCACGCCGTGGTGGGGTTTCATATGGGTCGCCTAGGTCCTTAAACACCCCGGCCCACAACAGCCTGCTGTTCAAGGACAATAGGGTTCAGTGGGAGGTGACTGTCTTCTCGAACCAGTACGAATGTTCGAACCGAGGCATCCGCTGCGACTCGCTCCCCATGGCGAGGCTGTCCACCTACAACAACCCACAGAACAGCGTCCTCTACCGCAACCGCCTGCTGCTGAAGTGCCGGGACTCCTACGTCTTCCAGGTTCAGGACTTCAAGAACAACCAGGCCCACGTCAGAGTGAACGGCACCGAGGCCGCCTCCTATCCCTGCCCCGATGATAAGTACACCTACGTGTTCGTGGTGAGACCGGAGTACGTCTAG
- the timp2b gene encoding metalloproteinase inhibitor 2b: protein MTWALNSCFLTLAVLLVWQMEELAEACSCVPAHPQQAFCNADVVIRAKVVGKEDIKVDNNIYGSLVTHFKYNVKQIKMFKGPSQNIDAIYTPSLSSVCGVTLKTNGQEYLITGRLNDDGKMHISLCNFIEHWEALTATQQKNLVQRYETGCDCKINRCTSIPCVIGGPAECLWTDWIVEKTARGNQAKHFSCIKRSDESCAWYRGAEPPKKDFLDIEDP, encoded by the exons ATGACCTGGGCGCTGAACAGCTGTTTTCTCACTCTGGCCGTCCTGCTTGTTTGGCAAATGGAGGAACTGGCAGAAGCCTGCAGCTGCGTCCCCGCGCATCCTCAGCAGGCGTTCTGCAACGCAGACGTCG TTATCAGGGCAAAAGTGGTTGGAAAAGAAGACATTAAAGTCGACAACAACATCTACGGCAGCTTAGTCACACACTTCAAGTACAACGTTAAACAGATCAAG ATGTTTAAAGGGCCAAGCCAGAATATTGATGCCATCTACACTCCTTCCTTATCTTCAGTGTGTGGAGTGACTCTGAAGACTAATGGCCAGGAGTATCTTATCACAG GCAGACTGAACGACGATGGGAAGATGCACATCAGCCTGTGTAACTTCATTGAGCACTGGGAGGCCCTGACGGCGACCCAGCAGAAGAATCTGGTTCAGCGCTATGAAACGGGCTGCGACTGCAAG ATCAACCGCTGCACCTCCATCCCCTGCGTCATCGGCGGCCCGGCGGAGTGCCTGTGGACGGACTGGATAGTGGAGAAGACGGCCCGGGGCAACCAGGCCAAGCACTTCTCCTGCATTAAGAGGAGTGACGAGTCCTGTGCCTGGTACAGAGGCGCCGAGCCGCCGAAAAAGGACTTCCTAGACATCGAGGACCCGTAA
- the usp36 gene encoding ubiquitin carboxyl-terminal hydrolase 36 encodes MPIVDKLKEALKPGRKETGDEGDLNKLLASSAKKVLLQKIEFEPASKGFSYQLDSLKNKYVILNPRNEGATGQKATESVQIKRQVSENVVGGQSDGIPAPQKMLFPGNKLTLKWERVYRVGAGLHNLGNTCFLNSTVQCLTYTPPLANYLLSKEHSRACHQSGFCMICIMQNHIIQAFANTGNAIKPVSFIRDLKKIARHFRFGSQEDAHEFLRYTIDAMQKACLNGYPKLDRQTQATTLVHQIFGGYLRSRVKCSICKSVSDTYDPYLDIAVEIRQAANIVRALELFVKPDVLSGENAYMCAKCKKKVPATKRFTVHRTSNVLTLSLKRFANFSGGKITKDVGYPEFLNIRPYMSQSSGDPVMYGLYAVLVHSGYSCHAGHYYCYVKASNGQWYQMNDSMVHSSNIKVVLNQQAYVLFYLRIPETKKNADGQTTKQAVLNSGKNSVSSEQIKRANLNGPLSSPQVTKKLEPAQLRKIQSVDGGLGLPISRNGVSSQPQPRPSNWTLSSNGPLKLPGGPTVIEEPLKKLKKPSPQSQTQSRSSTPAPSNNGVGRTEGDKKQGGEGRSMAASTSFKSLSDSSSADTSDSKDSAGPKSAPVGETPSTPRKGCNGLASPAKSVERSQSTDEQKMAKIKPPVLNNITSEATSTMSPPPAKKLALSAKKARSRSPSNTDALPTLPRQLSTHQNQLNHLAVASPCHAHRANSFHSPQVQPLPFVHSSGSFKEQSPPQKSFSSTLQKPSASLCLKTNRLHSSSPKSPKSSNNLSSEVQDLDNNILSAEKFNQKKKRKKKRRHSEVEGDAEPVLSPAAVTQSTLEEPAGEKKHKKKKKKRKRENEDGEKVKQRKCVQSHLDTSAQEEDWCQGGMWSLTPRPDAEESKQKPPLAGPVEKQSQLLEPSEDQGRDSVQPVVKKKRKKKKKIHQVEDQQEPTPARSASQSNSEMRSTVVQNDTDEVILLKKKLKKKKRLKEQESRECSNGQNDEPKASEPPSKKSTTENGKSEQRTAAVVVWDSQVRDGYKRSKAPAANGSALGDNASTRAAPLAWDGKRTSGVVEELLRNATDKAYGANVLSWDGEVSTISRDAMRDARRSRTDTVIDEWDEDFDRGKVKKIKAYKREKWTSGISMFQKIQDRRNKWSVTPGGKRGFGVRR; translated from the exons ATGCCGATAGTGGATAAACTCAAGGAGGCACTAAAACCCGGCCGAAAGGAGACAGGCGATGAGGGTGACCTCAACAAGCTGTTGGCTTCCTCTGCCAAGAAGGTGCTTTTGCAAAAGATAGAGTTTGAGCCTGCCAGTAAGGGCTTCTCCTATCAGCTGGACAGCCTAAAGAACAAGTATGTGATCCTCAATCCAAGAAACGAGGGTGCTACTGGCCAGAAGGCCACAGAGTCTGTGCAAATAAAGAGGCAAG TCTCGGAGAATGTAGTCGGCGGCCAGAGCGATGGGATCCCTGCCCCACAGAAGATGCTCTTTCCAGGCAACAAGCTTACCCTTAAATGGGAGCGTGTGTACAGGGTGGGAGCCGGCCTCCACAACCTGGGAAACACCTGCTTCCTGAACTCCACAGTGCAATGTCTCACCTACACCCCTCCGCTTGCCAACTACTTGCTCTCAAAGGAGCACAGCCGTGCCT GTCACCAGTCAGGCTTTTGTATGATCTGTATTATGCAGAACCACATCATCCAAGCCTTTGCCAACACAGGCAACGCCATCAAGCCTGTCTCCTTCATCAGAGACCTGAAAA AAATCGCCAGACATTTTCGCTTCGGAAGCCAGGAGGACGCTCATGAATTTTTGCGATACACGATCGATGCCATGCAGAAAGCCTGTCTCAACGGATATCCCAA gttagacagacagacacaggccaCAACATTGGTTCACCAGATCTTTGGAGGTTACCTCAGGTCAAGAG TGAAATGCTCCATTTGTAAAAGTGTGTCAGACACATATGATCCATACCTGGACATAGCTGTGGAGATTCGG CAAGCTGCAAACATTGTACGAGCCCTGGAGCTCTTCGTCAAACCAGACGTGTTAAGTGGAGAAAATGCTTACATGTGTGCCAA GTGCAAAAAGAAGGTGCCAGCAACCAAGCGGTTCACAGTCCATCGAACATCTAATGTCCTCACCCTCTCGCTGAAGAGGTTCGCCAACTTCAGCGGAGGGAAAATAACAAAG GATGTTGGGTATCCAGAATTTCTGAACATCCGCCCCTACATGTCTCAGAGCTCAGGCGATCCTGTTATGTATGGCCTTTATGCCGTTCTAGTGCACTCTGGCTACAGTTGTCATGCTGGCCACTACTACTGCTATGTCAAG GCAAGCAATGGGCAATGGTACCAAATGAATGATTCAATGGTGCATTCTAGCAACATCAAAGTGGTCTTGAACCAACAGGCTTATGTGCTTTTCTACCTGAG GATCCCTGAAACCAAAAAGAATGCTGATGGGCAGACCACCAAGCAGGCCGTGTTGAATTCTGGGAAGAACAGCGTGTCGTCTGAACAAATAAAGAGGGCCAACCTGAATGGACCCCTCTCATCCCCGCAGGTCACAAAG AAACTTGAGCCTGCACAGCTGCGTAAGATCCAGTCAGTGGATGGTGGTTTGGGTTTGCCCATTTCCAGGAATGGAGTGAGCAGCCAGCCTCAACCACGACCATCCAACTGGACCTTATCTTCCAACGGACCCTTAAAGCTGCCAGGTGGACCCACGGTTATTGAGGAACCATTGAAGAAGCTCAAAAAGCCCTCTCCTCAAAGCCAAACGCAGTCCCGCAGCAGCACCCCGGCCCCTTCCAACAACGGGGTCGGCAGGACGGAGGGAGATAAGAAGCAGGGTGGCGAGGGCAGAAGCATGGCAGCGTCTACCTCATTTAAGTCTTTGTCTGACTCTTCCTCTGCCGACACCTCTGACTCAAAG GACTCGGCGGGTCCTAAAAGCGCACCGGTAGGAGAGACTCCCTCCACTCCTCGGAAAGGCTGCAACGGCCTGGCGTCTCCGGCCAAGAGTGTGGAGCGCTCTCAGAGCACAGATGAGCAAAAGATGGCAAAAATAAAACCCCCAGTTCTCAACAACATCACATCTGAAGCCACCAGCACCATGTCTCCACCACCTGCCAAGAAACTGGCCCTGTCAGCCAAGAAG GCTCGCAGCCGGAGTCCGAGCAACACTGATGCTCTGCCCACTTTGCCACGCCAGCTGTCCACACATCAAAATCAACTTAACCACCTCGCCGTTGCCTCACCCTGTCATGCTCACAG AGCCAATTCATTCCATTCACCTCAAGTCCAGCCATTGCCTTTTGTTCACTCAAGTGGATCTTTCAAAGAGCAGAGCCCCCCCCAAAAGTCTTTTTCCTCCACATTGCAAAAACCAAGCGCCAGCCTTTGTCTTAAAACCAATAGGCTTCACAGTTCCAGTCCAAAGAGCCCCAAGTCTTCCAACAACCTTAGCTCTGAGGTCCAAGATCTAGACAATAACATACTTTCAGCAGAAAAGTTCAaccaaaagaagaagaggaaaaagaaaagacgcCATAGTGAGGTTGAAGGTGACGCAGAGCCAGTTTTGTCCCCAGCAGCAGTGACGCAGTCCACACTCGAGGAACCAGCTGGCGAGAAGAAAcataagaagaaaaagaaaaaacgaaagagagagaatgaggatGGAGAGAAAGTAAAACAGCGCAAGTGTGTCCAGTCTCATCTGGACACATCAGCTCAGGAAGAGGATTGGTGTCAGGGTGGCATGTGGAGCCTAACACCTCGGCCAGATGCAGAAGAGTCTAAGCAAAAGCCACCGTTAGCAGGGCCAGTCGAGAAACAAAGCCAGTTACTCGAGCCAAGCGAGGACCAGGGAAGGGACTCAGTGCAGCCAGTGGTCAAGAAGAAGcgtaagaagaaaaagaaaattcacCAAGTCGAGGATCAACAGGAACCGACTCCAGCACGCTCTGCATCACAAAG CAATTCAGAGATGAGGTCCACAGTCGTTCAGAATGACACAGACGAAGTAATACtgttaaaaaagaaattaaagaagaagaagagactaAAAGAACAGGAGAGCAGGGAGTGTTCAAATGGACAGAATGATGAGCCCAAAGCATCAGAGCCTCCTTCAAAAAAGAGCACCACAGAGAACGGCAAGAGCGAACAAAGGACGG CTGCGGTGGTGGTGTGGGACAGCCAAGTGAGGGACGGCTACAAGCGCAGTAAAGCGCCAGCAGCTAATGGAAGTGCATTAGGAGACAACGCCTCAACCCGTGCTGCTCCGTTAGCCTGGGATGGAAAGAGGACGAGTGGTGTGGTAGAGGAGCTACTCAGGAACGCCACAGATAAAGCTTACGGCGCCAATG TTCTTAGTTGGGATGGAGAAGTCTCTACTATTAGTAGAGATGCAATGAGGGACGCCCGCCGCTCCAGGACTGACACTGTGATTGACGAGTGGGATGAAGACTTTGACCGAGGAAAA gtaaagaaaataaaagcctaTAAAAGAGAGAAATGGACAAGTGGCATCAGCATGTTTCAGAAGATCCAGGACAGGAGGAACAAGTGGTCTGTAACCCCGGGTGGGAAGAGAGGCTTTGGGGTCCGTCGCTGA